In one window of Rhodospirillales bacterium DNA:
- a CDS encoding DUF2948 family protein: MSTHAIEPVDPLRLRAADEQSVEVLAECLFEALAIVAGMRFDQEANRFVLALERFTWEAAGGDDSRLQQVPCVLTIERVVRVAQTGLGPQARGRILSLSSFTCEAGTLLLVFDEGAAVRIDVEGIECRLEDTRPGRLPPVVPGHRRGLA, from the coding sequence GTGAGCACGCATGCGATTGAACCGGTGGATCCGCTGCGCCTGCGTGCAGCGGATGAACAGTCGGTCGAGGTTCTCGCCGAATGCCTGTTCGAGGCGCTCGCAATTGTCGCCGGCATGCGGTTTGATCAGGAAGCCAACCGCTTCGTGTTGGCGCTGGAACGCTTTACATGGGAGGCGGCGGGCGGTGACGATTCGCGTCTGCAGCAGGTGCCTTGCGTGCTGACCATCGAGCGGGTCGTCCGGGTCGCGCAGACGGGTCTGGGGCCGCAGGCTCGCGGTCGCATTCTCAGCCTGTCGTCATTCACGTGTGAAGCGGGCACGCTGCTTCTGGTGTTCGATGAAGGTGCAGCGGTCCGGATTGACGTTGAGGGCATCGAGTGCCGACTGGAAGACACCCGCCCGGGACGGCTGCCGCCCGTGGTGCCCGGGCACCGGCGGGGGCTCGCGTGA
- a CDS encoding aromatic-ring-hydroxylating dioxygenase subunit beta: MTALGRCALSGMVEEFLFREAALLDDWKLEEWIGLFTEDARYVVPSTDLPEGDPGRDLVFIDDDIVRLRARVTRLNSRHSHRERPRSRTRRFVSNVRVEETDEEHLSVRANVLVYRFRSGEGAPYVGAIEYTLRREGGDFRIAYRRAVLDLEDLSWHGAVSIII, translated from the coding sequence ATGACAGCCCTCGGGAGGTGCGCGTTGTCGGGAATGGTGGAGGAATTCCTGTTCAGGGAAGCGGCACTTCTGGATGACTGGAAGCTGGAGGAGTGGATCGGTTTGTTTACGGAGGACGCCCGGTACGTCGTTCCTTCCACGGATCTACCGGAGGGAGACCCCGGGCGCGACCTGGTGTTCATCGACGACGACATCGTTCGTTTGCGCGCTCGGGTGACGCGGTTGAACAGCCGTCATTCCCACCGCGAGCGCCCCCGGTCCCGCACCCGCCGGTTTGTCTCCAACGTGCGCGTGGAAGAAACCGACGAAGAACACCTATCGGTCCGCGCAAATGTCCTCGTCTACAGGTTTCGCAGTGGCGAGGGTGCGCCTTACGTCGGCGCCATCGAGTACACCTTGAGGAGGGAGGGCGGAGACTTCAGAATCGCGTACCGCCGCGCAGTGCTGGACCTGGAAGATCTCTCCTGGCACGGCGCGGTGAGCATCATCATTTGA
- a CDS encoding UPF0262 family protein, which translates to MSASGPERPPADQLVRVTLGNAGTAHGAAELARERQLAVQDLLESNQFAPENAPPGPYAAEISLQGERMVFMITPVETDSDPFRVAVPVADLTGLVRDYHAICQSYYDALQRASVGKIEAIDMGRRALHDEGAGLLADCLKGRIRTDFDTARRLFTLLSVLFLTADMRFVPIRLSPRPGAR; encoded by the coding sequence ATGTCCGCCTCGGGCCCTGAGAGGCCACCCGCCGACCAACTGGTGCGGGTGACGTTGGGCAATGCGGGTACCGCTCACGGCGCGGCTGAACTTGCCCGCGAGCGACAACTGGCGGTACAGGATCTCCTGGAAAGCAACCAGTTCGCGCCCGAAAACGCGCCACCCGGGCCGTATGCAGCGGAAATTTCGCTCCAGGGCGAGCGCATGGTGTTCATGATCACGCCGGTGGAGACGGATTCGGATCCGTTTCGCGTGGCGGTGCCGGTCGCCGACCTGACCGGGCTGGTCCGCGACTACCATGCGATCTGTCAGAGCTATTACGACGCGCTGCAGCGGGCATCGGTGGGCAAGATCGAGGCCATCGACATGGGGCGGAGGGCGCTGCACGACGAAGGCGCCGGATTGCTGGCGGACTGCCTGAAGGGGCGGATTAGGACGGACTTCGATACGGCACGTCGCCTGTTCACGCTCTTGTCCGTCCTGTTTCTGACCGCGGACATGCGCTTTGTGCCGATTCGGCTGTCACCGCGACCAGGCGCGCGCTAG
- a CDS encoding type II toxin-antitoxin system HicA family toxin has product MNASQFRRWLQRQGCSFEQHKGGSGHLTVRLGNKTSQLPMHGSRRQLGRKLVAKIKKDLGLT; this is encoded by the coding sequence ATGAACGCATCACAGTTTCGGCGCTGGCTACAGCGTCAGGGCTGTTCGTTTGAACAACATAAGGGTGGTAGTGGGCACCTTACTGTTCGTTTGGGGAACAAGACGTCGCAGCTCCCCATGCACGGCTCCCGCAGGCAGCTGGGCCGGAAGCTTGTGGCGAAAATCAAGAAGGATCTGGGATTGACGTAG
- a CDS encoding Maf family protein has product MPSQPSPKLVLASRSPARAALLEQIGRCPDVVAPSGIDETPAPGELPRLYTARMAEEKMRVAGPLHPDAWIVVADTVVACGRRILAATEEIEVARRHLRMLSGRSHRVWSAVRVRGPGGAEAARVVCTRVRFRGLSTVEIEDYLMTGEWRDRAGSYAIQGRGAAFVHGINGSFENVVGLPVAETELMLRGLGMPPARVDT; this is encoded by the coding sequence ATGCCAAGCCAACCGTCGCCGAAGCTGGTTCTTGCGTCCCGTTCGCCGGCGCGCGCCGCGTTGCTTGAGCAAATCGGACGGTGCCCTGATGTCGTCGCGCCTTCGGGAATCGACGAGACGCCTGCCCCCGGCGAGTTGCCGCGCCTCTATACCGCGCGCATGGCGGAGGAGAAGATGCGGGTCGCAGGGCCGCTCCATCCTGACGCCTGGATCGTGGTGGCGGACACAGTGGTCGCTTGCGGGCGCCGAATCCTGGCGGCGACGGAAGAAATCGAGGTCGCGCGGCGACACCTTCGGATGCTTTCGGGCCGGTCGCACCGGGTCTGGAGTGCAGTCCGTGTCCGGGGGCCGGGCGGCGCCGAGGCCGCGCGTGTGGTCTGCACCCGGGTTCGATTCCGCGGGCTGAGCACGGTCGAGATCGAGGACTATCTCATGACCGGCGAATGGCGGGACCGGGCCGGAAGCTACGCGATCCAGGGTCGTGGCGCCGCTTTCGTGCACGGGATCAACGGGTCGTTCGAAAACGTAGTCGGATTGCCTGTCGCCGAAACCGAGCTGATGCTGCGGGGGCTCGGGATGCCGCCAGCGCGGGTCGATACGTGA
- a CDS encoding type II toxin-antitoxin system HicB family antitoxin: MLAYPVSLEDDDGTVLVTSVDFPELTTFGADREEALLRAADALEEAVAARIVAKQDIPEPSAGEARVAVPTLTAIKAMLYQGMREQGIGKAELARRLGWHLPQVDRVLDVRHSSRLDRMDAALNAIGWQLEVRARSDASASG, translated from the coding sequence GTGCTGGCCTATCCGGTGTCGTTGGAGGACGACGACGGCACCGTGCTCGTCACGTCCGTGGACTTTCCGGAGCTCACCACATTCGGGGCCGATCGCGAAGAGGCGCTCCTCCGGGCCGCGGATGCGCTCGAGGAAGCGGTTGCCGCGCGGATCGTCGCGAAACAGGACATCCCGGAACCGTCAGCCGGGGAGGCGCGTGTGGCCGTGCCTACGCTGACGGCGATCAAGGCAATGCTCTACCAGGGCATGCGTGAACAGGGCATCGGCAAGGCCGAGCTGGCACGGCGTTTGGGCTGGCACCTGCCACAGGTCGACCGGGTACTGGACGTCCGTCATAGCTCACGGCTTGACCGGATGGACGCGGCGCTGAACGCGATTGGATGGCAGCTGGAAGTGCGGGCGCGCAGCGATGCGTCAGCATCGGGGTAA
- the infA gene encoding translation initiation factor IF-1, with the protein MEKEEFMEFFGTVTEILPNAMFRVTLDNQHKVLAHTSGRMRKNRIRVLAGDKVTVEMTPYDLTKGRITYRHK; encoded by the coding sequence ATGGAAAAAGAAGAGTTCATGGAGTTTTTCGGTACGGTTACCGAAATTCTCCCCAATGCGATGTTCCGCGTCACCCTGGACAATCAGCACAAGGTGCTGGCCCACACATCCGGGCGCATGCGCAAGAACCGGATTCGCGTGTTGGCCGGCGACAAGGTGACCGTGGAAATGACGCCCTACGACCTGACGAAGGGTCGGATCACGTACCGCCACAAGTAA
- a CDS encoding DUF4238 domain-containing protein: MQQTTHRHHYVPEFLLKKWAPNPDASSVGAYYWDRHKHALAHRTQGAKAFCYERDLFSVGVQNLASDVLETDFFGPVDTQGAAAMDKLVKNGVEALTEDDRSDFTRLLFSLEYRRPPLIHELRRRGPEVMEQEMDSDQGFRALLEEEGFDEAPSFYARELGLLSEDRAVAKVQDLVNDGSYGQKFINWHWSLARTRPGQGTFLLSDRPLIRKYAFDHIEAVWMLPLDPFTVFYAFRHESAKTVTNGREFLKSVNKHSVQQADKYVFCLDTSHEPLLRKHLCTRR; encoded by the coding sequence GTGCAGCAGACAACCCACAGACATCACTACGTTCCGGAGTTCCTTCTCAAGAAGTGGGCGCCGAACCCTGACGCCAGCAGTGTCGGCGCCTATTACTGGGATCGTCACAAGCACGCCCTCGCGCACCGGACCCAGGGTGCGAAAGCCTTCTGCTACGAACGTGATCTCTTCTCGGTGGGCGTGCAGAACTTGGCGTCGGACGTGCTGGAAACTGATTTCTTTGGTCCGGTCGACACCCAGGGCGCTGCTGCAATGGACAAGCTGGTCAAGAACGGCGTTGAAGCCTTGACGGAGGACGATCGCTCCGACTTCACGCGATTGCTGTTCTCGCTTGAATACCGCCGTCCGCCGCTGATCCACGAGCTGCGCAGGCGCGGGCCCGAAGTCATGGAACAGGAAATGGACAGCGATCAGGGTTTCCGGGCTCTCCTCGAGGAGGAGGGCTTCGACGAGGCCCCTTCGTTCTACGCCAGGGAGCTGGGGCTCCTATCCGAGGATCGTGCCGTCGCCAAAGTGCAGGACTTAGTCAATGATGGCAGTTACGGTCAGAAGTTTATCAATTGGCATTGGAGCCTTGCCCGCACCCGCCCTGGGCAAGGAACTTTTCTCTTGTCGGATCGGCCCTTGATCCGGAAATACGCCTTCGACCACATCGAAGCGGTATGGATGCTTCCCCTAGATCCCTTCACTGTGTTCTATGCGTTCCGGCACGAATCTGCGAAAACCGTGACCAACGGCCGCGAGTTTCTGAAGAGCGTGAACAAGCACAGCGTCCAACAGGCGGACAAATATGTCTTTTGTCTGGATACTAGCCACGAGCCGCTGTTGCGGAAGCACCTATGCACAAGACGCTAG
- the hisG gene encoding ATP phosphoribosyltransferase translates to MNRDRSDDVVLAVPRGRIAREVIPLLADIGIEPESAFRDPDSRRLAFRTSVDGLSLIRVRSFDAATFVAFGGADLGVVGYDVLLEFDYDDLYLPLDLGIGRCRLAVAEPAEVASSDDPRRWSHVRIATKYPATTRRHFAARGVQAECVKLNGALELAPQLGLCRRIVDLVDTGSTLRANGLVEVEKIADISSRLVVNRTAMKLRPRLLNALVDRFRKAIDGAPD, encoded by the coding sequence GTGAACCGGGACCGTTCCGACGACGTCGTCTTGGCGGTGCCGCGCGGCCGGATCGCCCGTGAGGTCATTCCGCTGCTGGCCGACATCGGCATCGAGCCGGAGTCCGCGTTCCGGGATCCCGATTCGCGCCGGCTCGCGTTCCGGACGAGCGTCGACGGCCTGTCCCTGATCCGCGTTCGCAGCTTCGATGCGGCCACGTTCGTGGCGTTCGGTGGCGCCGACCTGGGTGTGGTGGGCTACGACGTGCTCCTGGAGTTCGACTATGACGATCTCTACCTGCCGCTCGATCTCGGTATCGGTCGCTGCCGGCTGGCGGTAGCCGAGCCGGCGGAGGTCGCTTCAAGCGACGACCCGCGCCGCTGGAGCCATGTGCGGATTGCGACGAAGTACCCGGCGACGACCCGGCGGCATTTTGCAGCGCGGGGGGTGCAGGCCGAGTGCGTGAAGCTGAACGGTGCGCTTGAACTCGCGCCTCAACTCGGCCTTTGCAGGCGCATCGTGGACCTCGTCGACACGGGTTCGACCCTGCGGGCGAACGGCTTGGTCGAAGTGGAGAAGATTGCCGACATATCGTCGAGGCTGGTCGTCAACCGCACGGCGATGAAGCTTCGACCGCGCCTCCTCAATGCACTCGTGGACCGCTTCCGGAAGGCGATCGATGGCGCGCCGGATTGA